One Deltaproteobacteria bacterium DNA segment encodes these proteins:
- a CDS encoding ABC transporter substrate-binding protein, with protein sequence MKKTVSVLCILAFVFGLTVAVAAETFNEKALYDAAKKEGEVNIYSYSSRVFKFGKTFEAKYPGIKVNGFDMDSPEIVTKVLAEQAAKNYVADVIFLKDPATVVNELYQKKLVYNYVPSDLEKLIPAMYREPLLVHHASVDALVYNNEKMSAFPIKSLWDLTTEEWRGRVIFADPQKMSEFVEVLATIVQHADEMAADYKKVFGKEITLSPGVENAGYEWILRLLNNDVIILGSTNSVSEAVGLSDQANPPVGFTAYSRLRDKEKNPNLKFDVITSLEPVMGITTEVVIAMVKGGAHPNAAKLLIHWMMGDSQGGEGYEPYFVLGNFPVRTDVPAPQGSKSLAELKLWKADAVYVWNQGQKVLDFWVAHLK encoded by the coding sequence ATGAAAAAAACAGTATCCGTTTTATGTATCCTGGCCTTTGTATTCGGCCTTACCGTGGCAGTTGCGGCCGAAACCTTCAACGAGAAGGCGCTCTATGACGCCGCGAAGAAGGAAGGAGAGGTGAACATCTATTCCTATTCCTCACGGGTCTTCAAATTCGGAAAGACCTTCGAGGCAAAATACCCGGGCATCAAGGTGAACGGCTTCGACATGGATTCACCGGAGATCGTGACAAAGGTCCTGGCCGAGCAGGCTGCGAAGAACTACGTCGCCGACGTCATCTTCCTGAAGGACCCCGCAACGGTCGTCAATGAACTCTACCAAAAAAAACTTGTCTATAATTACGTTCCCTCGGACCTTGAAAAACTTATCCCTGCCATGTACCGGGAACCCCTTCTGGTTCACCACGCGAGCGTCGACGCGCTGGTATACAACAACGAAAAGATGAGCGCATTTCCGATAAAATCGCTCTGGGACCTCACAACGGAAGAATGGAGAGGCCGGGTCATCTTCGCTGATCCTCAGAAAATGTCGGAATTCGTTGAGGTCCTGGCAACCATCGTCCAGCATGCCGACGAAATGGCAGCCGATTACAAAAAGGTCTTCGGGAAAGAGATCACACTGAGCCCCGGTGTCGAGAACGCGGGATACGAGTGGATCCTCAGGCTCCTGAACAACGATGTCATCATCCTGGGATCGACGAACAGCGTATCCGAGGCGGTCGGCCTCTCCGACCAGGCGAATCCTCCCGTGGGATTTACGGCATATTCACGGCTGAGGGACAAGGAAAAGAACCCGAATCTCAAATTCGACGTGATCACTTCATTAGAACCGGTCATGGGCATCACCACAGAGGTGGTCATCGCCATGGTGAAGGGCGGGGCACATCCCAACGCGGCCAAGCTGCTGATCCACTGGATGATGGGGGACTCACAGGGTGGAGAAGGGTATGAACCCTACTTCGTCCTGGGTAACTTCCCCGTTCGCACGGACGTGCCGGCACCGCAAGGTTCCAAAAGCCTCGCCGAGCTGAAACTCTGGAAGGCCGACGCCGTCTATGTCTGGAACCAGGGACAGAAGGTACTGGATTTTTGGGTGGCACACCTGAAATAG
- a CDS encoding ABC transporter ATP-binding protein, with the protein MGRPIIEVENLTKVFGNIMAVDDVTFSIEEKEFLILLGPSGCGKTTILRMIAGLEIPTEGEIRLKGRVVFSSGKGIFVPARERDVGLVFQSYALWPHMTVFQNIAFGLKVKRETAAGIKKKVTDIISYMQLEGLKDRYPQEMSGGQQQRVALARMLVSRPDILLMDEPLSNLDAKLRLDMRAEIKNIHAQTGATTVYVTHDQVEAQTMASNIAVINKGIIEQTAPPKTIYNRPANLFVADFIGSPSINLIEGTADTGDDGRVSMTNALFTLKTTYRDIPPGTPLVAAIRPENISIVAQEGINTVQGDVRTILPSGPEAVLRVRHDTFVFSLLVTQEVNLSPGQSVHLYLPPDNILIFDKGTGKLLS; encoded by the coding sequence ATGGGACGTCCCATCATCGAGGTCGAAAATCTGACAAAAGTGTTCGGAAACATCATGGCTGTTGACGATGTGACCTTTTCCATAGAAGAAAAGGAGTTCCTGATCCTTCTGGGTCCGTCCGGCTGTGGAAAGACGACCATCCTCAGGATGATAGCGGGCCTGGAAATTCCCACGGAAGGTGAGATCCGCCTGAAGGGCAGGGTCGTCTTTTCAAGCGGCAAGGGTATCTTCGTCCCCGCCCGCGAACGGGACGTCGGTCTTGTCTTTCAGAGCTATGCCCTGTGGCCCCATATGACGGTTTTCCAGAACATCGCATTCGGCCTGAAGGTGAAGCGCGAGACAGCCGCCGGGATCAAAAAGAAGGTGACCGACATTATTTCGTACATGCAGCTCGAAGGATTGAAGGACCGGTATCCCCAGGAAATGAGCGGCGGCCAGCAGCAACGGGTCGCCCTGGCACGGATGCTGGTGAGCCGGCCGGACATACTGCTCATGGACGAACCGCTTTCCAATCTTGACGCAAAGCTCCGGCTCGACATGAGGGCCGAGATCAAGAACATACATGCCCAGACGGGAGCAACGACCGTGTATGTAACACACGACCAGGTCGAGGCACAGACCATGGCCAGCAATATCGCCGTGATCAACAAGGGTATCATCGAGCAGACAGCCCCTCCGAAGACCATATATAACAGGCCGGCCAACCTGTTCGTCGCGGATTTCATCGGGAGTCCGTCCATCAATCTGATAGAGGGGACGGCGGATACCGGTGACGACGGAAGGGTTTCCATGACCAACGCACTGTTCACGCTGAAGACCACCTATCGTGATATTCCTCCCGGCACACCGCTCGTGGCGGCCATACGGCCGGAAAACATCTCGATCGTCGCTCAGGAAGGTATCAACACCGTACAAGGAGACGTTCGGACGATCCTTCCATCGGGACCTGAAGCAGTTCTGCGGGTCCGCCATGATACGTTCGTTTTCAGTCTTCTGGTCACCCAGGAAGTGAATCTTTCCCCGGGTCAGTCGGTTCACCTCTATCTGCCCCCGGACAACATCCTGATTTTCGACAAGGGAACAGGAAAGCTCCTGTCTTGA
- a CDS encoding DHH family phosphoesterase produces MIQDFILENRKVTARFLELTRRVQPSLRVVHHNDADGIAAAAALSTAFKQLGLTHRLIPVEKIYEPLVEKVHTGTGDILLYADLGGQSSSLIGRYASGNLLVVILDHHLPGGPVPDNVIHLNPERFNISGDNDASGASVCALFARELLSAGGLDGPDETAWLAALGVIGAVGDGQELNGAFTGLNELLFSEAVKAGMIQKDGSSLVLPRMRGMTVEEIVEVLTLLGSVGFYSGDAASAKALLMGENTDDALRRAGHLGEIKKTCFAGEMARIRQAGLERSEHFQWINVQDRFAPMGVKAIGLFLEELIAHEIAAKENYLVGFQHLPAEAPGIGGFDTALSKISTRVHPELRRSIEEGKLPDFMSLVPGATALVKGIADGCHRFAAGSLIDRGLEEDFIRALEKVLSQHSGTF; encoded by the coding sequence ATGATACAGGATTTCATCCTGGAAAACCGAAAGGTGACCGCCCGCTTCCTCGAACTGACACGGAGGGTGCAACCCTCATTACGAGTGGTCCATCACAATGACGCCGACGGCATCGCCGCCGCCGCGGCCCTTTCCACTGCGTTCAAACAACTCGGCCTGACTCACCGGTTGATACCCGTTGAAAAGATCTATGAACCACTCGTGGAGAAAGTCCACACCGGAACCGGCGACATTCTCCTCTATGCCGATCTGGGCGGGCAGTCATCGAGCCTGATCGGCCGGTACGCCTCCGGGAATCTTCTCGTCGTCATCCTCGATCATCATCTGCCGGGAGGTCCCGTTCCTGATAATGTGATCCACCTTAATCCCGAACGTTTCAATATAAGCGGGGACAACGACGCGTCGGGTGCTTCCGTCTGCGCCCTGTTCGCCCGGGAGCTCCTCAGTGCCGGCGGTCTTGACGGGCCGGATGAAACAGCGTGGCTGGCGGCATTGGGCGTCATCGGGGCCGTTGGTGACGGGCAGGAACTGAACGGCGCCTTCACCGGATTGAACGAACTGCTGTTTTCGGAAGCCGTGAAGGCGGGGATGATACAAAAAGACGGAAGCAGCTTGGTACTGCCCCGTATGCGCGGAATGACCGTTGAGGAGATCGTGGAGGTACTGACCCTCCTGGGCTCCGTGGGATTCTACTCCGGCGACGCTGCTTCAGCAAAGGCACTTCTCATGGGAGAAAACACGGATGATGCCCTCCGTCGGGCGGGGCACCTCGGGGAGATCAAGAAAACCTGTTTTGCAGGAGAGATGGCGCGGATCAGGCAAGCGGGCCTCGAAAGATCGGAACATTTTCAGTGGATCAATGTACAGGACCGCTTCGCCCCCATGGGGGTGAAGGCTATCGGTCTTTTTCTTGAAGAGCTGATAGCGCATGAGATCGCTGCAAAGGAGAACTACCTCGTCGGGTTTCAGCATCTTCCCGCCGAGGCACCCGGTATCGGCGGTTTTGACACGGCGCTGTCAAAGATATCGACCCGCGTGCACCCGGAATTGAGACGATCGATCGAAGAAGGAAAACTGCCCGATTTCATGAGCCTTGTCCCCGGAGCGACCGCTCTCGTCAAGGGTATCGCCGACGGATGCCACCGTTTTGCCGCGGGATCGCTCATCGACAGGGGTCTTGAGGAGGACTTCATCAGGGCCCTCGAAAAGGTCCTGAGCCAACACTCCGGTACATTTTGA
- a CDS encoding EamA family transporter translates to MEKTTMTLGVFALVLTAALCHALWNFAARNVEGNFVILWLALCAGCLLFFPVVAAAVVFHDIHAATRPAALWYVIATGVIHSIYFTFLSRAYEYGEISVVYPIARGSGIGLTAIIAGVVLREGISPCGAGGITLIFIGVTAMGMAVGRRSGGGKGYGFALCVGLTITAYSLVDKVGVSTMNPILYLWFMIVITVLLLVPRLLARYRGTIVRTARDHTGVILMIGIVSLGTYLMILFAYTLAPVSYVIALREFAVVIGAVLGFLLLKETVTPWKITAITLIVGGMLLIRAA, encoded by the coding sequence GTGGAGAAGACCACTATGACCCTGGGGGTGTTTGCACTGGTTCTGACGGCGGCCCTGTGCCACGCGCTGTGGAATTTTGCCGCGCGGAACGTGGAGGGCAACTTTGTTATACTCTGGCTGGCACTTTGTGCCGGGTGCCTGCTGTTTTTCCCCGTCGTTGCCGCGGCGGTCGTCTTTCACGATATTCATGCGGCGACCAGGCCGGCCGCCCTGTGGTACGTTATCGCCACCGGAGTGATCCACTCGATCTATTTCACCTTTCTCTCGCGGGCATACGAATACGGGGAAATATCGGTCGTCTATCCCATTGCCCGCGGTTCGGGTATCGGGCTGACCGCCATCATCGCGGGCGTGGTGCTCCGGGAGGGAATATCCCCCTGCGGTGCCGGCGGTATCACCCTCATTTTCATCGGTGTCACGGCAATGGGAATGGCTGTCGGAAGGCGTTCCGGTGGAGGGAAAGGCTATGGGTTCGCCCTCTGCGTCGGCCTGACCATCACGGCCTATTCACTGGTGGACAAGGTCGGTGTCAGTACCATGAACCCCATACTGTACCTCTGGTTCATGATCGTGATAACGGTGCTTCTGCTTGTGCCGCGACTCCTTGCAAGATACCGGGGAACCATCGTACGGACCGCGCGGGACCACACGGGGGTTATCCTGATGATCGGCATCGTTTCCCTGGGGACGTACCTGATGATACTTTTTGCCTATACGCTGGCACCGGTCAGTTACGTCATCGCCCTGCGGGAGTTCGCCGTTGTCATCGGCGCGGTCCTCGGGTTTCTCCTGCTGAAGGAAACAGTAACCCCCTGGAAAATAACGGCGATCACTCTGATCGTGGGTGGAATGCTCCTGATCAGAGCGGCCTGA
- a CDS encoding iron ABC transporter permease, with translation MKNKRKTRRFSRVRNYIRQPHIVISLVLLGILLFIVILPFAKMIEDSFVWQFADIRLSRDAEPGALTLFHWKRVFASTLTQNILFRPLMNSVSTSLSVSVLAMFIGSVLAWLVSRTDLPFKKIIATTAVLPYVIPSYIHALAWLNLFKNSRIGGAVGVFQYLTGVTPPDWLSYGYLPIVITLSIHYFPFTFLLVSAALTSIDSRLEESGEILGATRFHILRRITFPLVLPALLSSFILTFSRVLGTFGTPYFLGTPVRYYTLSTQIYSNIINRVPSVGYILAFVLIIISSAFIYLNQRMIGKSKSFVTIAGKGFRVTETPLEKLRYPLLCMIILLFIASVILPLVLLVWQTLTLYPNDYSIEHLTILFWIGQANTAFAEGEAGILRNPAILGAAWNSIKLALVSSVIAGFLGIFIGYAVVKGRNTKLAFAVEQMSFLPYLVPGIAFGALYLALFSHRIGPLPALYGTFTLVALVCIAKNLPFTGRAGITSMLQIGSELEEASETLGARWITRFRKIILPLSIQGAISGFILVFITVMRELSLIILLVTPETRTLTTMTFRYQEQGYTQFSSAISVLIIIIVVFGELLSRRFGRKNGI, from the coding sequence ATGAAGAATAAGAGAAAAACAAGACGTTTCAGCCGGGTCAGGAACTACATTCGACAACCCCATATCGTCATTTCTCTGGTCCTTCTGGGCATCCTCCTGTTCATCGTCATCCTTCCCTTTGCCAAGATGATAGAGGATTCATTCGTCTGGCAGTTCGCCGACATACGCCTCTCGAGGGACGCCGAGCCCGGAGCGTTGACGCTGTTTCACTGGAAGCGGGTCTTTGCCAGCACGCTCACGCAAAACATCCTTTTCCGTCCCCTGATGAATTCGGTATCAACCTCCCTGAGCGTTTCGGTCCTCGCCATGTTCATCGGTTCCGTTCTGGCCTGGCTGGTGTCGCGAACGGACCTGCCCTTTAAGAAAATAATCGCGACCACGGCGGTTTTGCCCTATGTCATTCCTTCCTATATCCATGCCCTCGCCTGGCTGAACCTCTTTAAGAACAGCCGCATCGGCGGGGCCGTCGGGGTCTTTCAATACCTGACGGGCGTTACCCCGCCGGACTGGCTCTCGTACGGCTACCTCCCCATCGTCATCACGCTCTCGATCCATTATTTCCCCTTTACCTTTCTTCTGGTCTCGGCGGCGCTCACGAGCATCGACTCCCGCCTTGAGGAATCGGGGGAAATACTGGGGGCTACGCGCTTCCATATCCTGCGGCGGATCACATTTCCCCTGGTTCTGCCGGCCCTCCTGTCAAGCTTCATACTGACCTTTTCCCGGGTCCTGGGAACCTTCGGAACACCTTATTTTCTCGGGACCCCTGTTCGATACTACACGCTCTCGACCCAGATCTATTCGAACATCATCAACCGCGTCCCTTCGGTGGGGTATATCCTGGCCTTTGTGCTGATCATCATCTCATCGGCCTTCATTTACCTGAACCAGCGGATGATCGGTAAGAGCAAAAGCTTCGTGACCATTGCAGGCAAGGGGTTCAGGGTTACGGAAACACCCCTGGAAAAACTGCGCTATCCTCTCTTATGTATGATCATCCTGCTCTTTATCGCCTCCGTCATTCTTCCCCTGGTCCTGCTGGTATGGCAGACCCTCACGCTCTATCCGAACGATTATTCGATCGAACACCTGACAATTCTCTTCTGGATCGGGCAGGCCAACACGGCCTTTGCCGAAGGAGAGGCGGGCATACTTCGGAATCCCGCCATACTCGGGGCCGCCTGGAACAGCATCAAACTGGCCCTGGTATCCTCGGTAATTGCCGGATTTCTGGGCATTTTCATCGGCTATGCCGTGGTCAAGGGCCGAAATACAAAACTGGCCTTTGCCGTGGAACAGATGTCGTTCCTTCCCTATCTTGTTCCCGGGATCGCCTTCGGCGCCCTTTACCTTGCCCTCTTTTCACACCGAATCGGCCCGCTCCCGGCGCTGTACGGCACATTCACGCTCGTGGCACTCGTGTGCATCGCCAAGAACCTTCCTTTCACGGGAAGGGCCGGCATCACCTCCATGCTGCAGATCGGAAGTGAGCTCGAGGAGGCATCGGAAACACTCGGTGCCCGATGGATCACGCGTTTCAGGAAGATCATCCTGCCGCTGTCGATACAGGGGGCCATTTCGGGTTTTATCCTGGTATTCATAACGGTCATGCGGGAACTTTCGCTGATCATACTCCTCGTGACCCCTGAAACGAGAACGCTCACCACCATGACCTTCCGGTATCAGGAACAGGGGTATACCCAGTTTTCGAGCGCCATCAGCGTATTGATCATAATAATCGTCGTCTTCGGCGAACTGCTCTCCCGGAGGTTCGGCAGAAAAAACGGCATATGA
- a CDS encoding penicillin acylase family protein: MKLKNRKVVLKGKDGDIHVRRNQYGIPEIQAQSLADCAYGLGWVHACDRQLQMMLTRILLQGRAAEHLKGDPELIEIDTYMRRMNFLPDPDGEMDKLKPDIRRQLQSYADGCNLYLSENRPILEFRLLGYDPEPWEIKDTLLIAKVFGFIGLAEAQGNMEKFLVQMIQNGCEEEKLRELFPYLVEDINHDLIQKITLTPPLVPEVLQWIGKAPLFSASNNWTVSGTRTESGKPILCGDPHLEVNRLPSVWQEIVMSVPGNRLIGVSVPGAPGLILGRTDFIAWSATYGFMDVLDYRIERCKDGKYHRRDGWRDFRRRRETIVVKKGRPVIIDVYENEHGLLEGDPGREGHYLVLGWSAKEGCGAMDMDAVLNLPGARTAREAMELFKQVDASPMNWVVADRDGNIGYQMSGRLFNRPEGVSGLLPLPGWEERYDHDGFVDKDLLPTEYNPEEGIIATANQDLNYLGRSTPINLPMGKYRAERIKDRLREGGTLNVDYMKSMHFDLYSLQAEQFMERIRPLLPDTENGNILRDWHLRYETDSKGAMLFESVYRALIATVFGDHGFGRAVVDYVLRETSLFNDYYENFDTILLKETSPWFEGMTREEIYRQAIDEGLNVEALRYGETRRIMLSHLLFGGKLPRFLGYDYGPIELPGSSATIPQGQIFRSAGRLTTFCPSYRFIADLGSKGIHTTLAGGPSDRRFSKWYVSDVKNWLDGIYKELQ; the protein is encoded by the coding sequence ATGAAACTGAAAAACAGGAAGGTTGTTCTGAAGGGGAAGGACGGGGATATCCATGTCAGGAGAAACCAGTACGGCATTCCGGAGATCCAGGCCCAGAGCCTGGCGGATTGCGCCTACGGGCTTGGATGGGTCCACGCCTGCGACCGCCAGCTCCAGATGATGCTGACCCGTATCCTCCTGCAGGGCAGAGCGGCGGAACACCTGAAAGGCGATCCGGAACTCATAGAGATCGACACCTATATGCGTCGGATGAACTTTCTTCCCGACCCCGACGGCGAGATGGACAAGCTCAAACCGGATATCCGGCGACAGCTCCAATCCTACGCCGACGGATGCAATCTGTATCTGTCGGAGAACAGACCGATCCTTGAATTCAGGCTCCTGGGATATGACCCGGAACCCTGGGAGATCAAGGATACGTTGCTCATCGCCAAGGTCTTCGGATTCATCGGCCTCGCGGAAGCCCAGGGAAACATGGAGAAATTCCTGGTACAGATGATACAGAACGGCTGTGAAGAAGAGAAATTGCGCGAGCTGTTCCCTTACCTGGTCGAGGACATCAACCATGATCTGATACAGAAGATCACCCTGACACCGCCCCTCGTCCCGGAAGTGCTGCAATGGATCGGAAAGGCTCCCCTCTTTTCCGCCAGCAACAACTGGACCGTATCGGGGACACGGACCGAATCAGGGAAACCCATTCTTTGCGGGGACCCGCACCTGGAGGTGAACCGCCTGCCCTCGGTCTGGCAGGAAATCGTCATGTCCGTGCCCGGCAACAGGCTTATCGGCGTCAGCGTCCCCGGCGCGCCGGGCCTTATTCTCGGAAGGACGGATTTCATCGCCTGGAGCGCGACTTACGGGTTCATGGACGTGCTCGATTACCGGATAGAACGGTGCAAGGACGGAAAATACCACCGAAGGGACGGGTGGCGGGATTTCAGGCGGCGCCGGGAAACCATCGTCGTGAAGAAAGGAAGACCGGTCATCATCGATGTCTATGAGAACGAACACGGGCTCCTGGAGGGAGACCCCGGCAGGGAAGGTCATTATCTTGTACTTGGATGGTCCGCAAAAGAGGGCTGCGGGGCGATGGACATGGACGCCGTCCTGAACCTGCCCGGCGCCCGCACCGCACGGGAGGCGATGGAACTGTTCAAGCAGGTTGACGCGTCACCCATGAACTGGGTCGTGGCTGACCGGGATGGGAACATCGGCTATCAGATGAGCGGGAGATTGTTCAACCGGCCTGAGGGAGTGAGCGGCCTGCTGCCGCTCCCGGGATGGGAGGAGCGTTACGATCATGACGGGTTCGTGGACAAGGACCTGCTTCCAACGGAGTACAACCCCGAAGAAGGGATCATCGCCACGGCGAACCAGGACCTGAACTATCTGGGACGGTCGACCCCTATCAACCTGCCCATGGGCAAATACCGGGCGGAAAGAATAAAGGATCGGCTCCGTGAAGGAGGCACGCTGAACGTGGATTACATGAAAAGCATGCATTTTGACCTTTACTCCCTTCAGGCCGAGCAGTTCATGGAGCGAATCAGGCCGCTTCTGCCCGACACGGAGAACGGAAACATCCTCAGGGACTGGCACCTGAGATATGAGACCGATTCAAAGGGTGCCATGCTTTTCGAGTCGGTCTACCGGGCGCTGATCGCGACCGTCTTCGGCGATCACGGCTTCGGGCGCGCGGTGGTCGATTATGTTCTGAGAGAAACAAGCCTCTTCAACGATTACTATGAAAATTTCGATACCATTCTCCTGAAGGAGACATCCCCCTGGTTCGAGGGGATGACCCGTGAGGAGATCTACCGGCAGGCCATCGATGAGGGGCTGAACGTCGAGGCGCTACGGTACGGTGAGACGCGCAGGATCATGCTCTCACATCTCCTGTTCGGCGGCAAGTTGCCCCGTTTTCTCGGGTATGACTACGGGCCGATCGAACTGCCCGGCTCCAGCGCGACCATTCCGCAGGGCCAGATATTCAGAAGCGCCGGGAGGCTGACCACCTTCTGCCCCTCCTATCGATTCATCGCGGATCTGGGAAGCAAGGGAATACACACCACCCTGGCGGGTGGTCCCTCGGACAGGCGGTTTTCAAAGTGGTACGTGAGCGACGTGAAGAACTGGCTGGACGGCATATACAAGGAGTTGCAATGA
- a CDS encoding tetratricopeptide repeat protein produces MGLFTFLSGKDPEEYERKGDAYFEHGEIGAAKLEYENALIKLEKKRPGDESGIRRLEEKIIRARESLARAHRDGAAELMDSEEYDDARDLLLLARELTQDQALRSDIDTLMQEITARRTKEFSDGSPDMPEQGEHEAPRYQERDDEYFTTLVSALPEDIRNEYLDYGEPFREGYLALNRGDYERALTLLTAAREERPAGSHMLYEIGTACLNHGSLEEARSAAEQYVKENPLLLRGYHLLCEVLWEMTAFDEAHALIGSSPAELGRSLPLHLLRGETLHRAGRYNEAESFYTQCLDSFGRHETILRALALNHESLGRTQAAHRLYGEIMTECHCSRTRVDPFIKDRYAETAFALGTRTGAILEVYLSLAEEIPEERARYFHRISRIYEDQGFENEALRYRALAEKLEA; encoded by the coding sequence ATGGGCCTGTTCACATTTCTATCCGGCAAGGATCCGGAAGAGTACGAAAGAAAAGGTGATGCCTATTTCGAGCATGGCGAGATCGGCGCGGCCAAGCTGGAATACGAGAACGCCCTAATCAAGCTCGAGAAAAAGCGCCCCGGCGACGAGAGCGGCATCCGGCGGCTTGAGGAAAAGATCATCCGCGCCAGGGAATCGCTGGCGCGCGCCCACCGGGACGGCGCAGCGGAACTGATGGATTCCGAAGAATACGATGATGCCCGGGACCTGTTGCTGCTCGCCCGGGAACTGACGCAGGATCAGGCGCTGAGAAGTGACATCGATACGCTTATGCAGGAAATCACGGCCCGCAGAACAAAGGAATTCTCCGACGGATCGCCGGACATGCCGGAACAGGGTGAGCATGAAGCACCACGCTACCAGGAAAGGGACGATGAATACTTCACCACCCTGGTGAGCGCTCTCCCTGAAGACATCCGCAATGAGTATCTTGACTACGGTGAACCCTTTCGGGAAGGGTACCTGGCGCTCAACCGCGGGGATTATGAAAGGGCGCTCACGCTCCTGACCGCCGCCCGGGAGGAACGGCCGGCGGGGAGTCATATGCTCTATGAGATCGGCACGGCCTGCCTCAACCATGGCTCTCTGGAAGAGGCCCGCTCCGCCGCGGAACAATATGTAAAGGAGAATCCCCTGCTGCTGCGGGGCTACCACCTTCTCTGCGAGGTCCTCTGGGAAATGACGGCTTTCGATGAGGCCCACGCCCTGATCGGTTCAAGCCCCGCCGAACTGGGGCGCTCCCTTCCCCTGCACCTGCTGCGGGGAGAGACCCTGCATCGTGCGGGCAGGTACAATGAAGCGGAGTCCTTCTACACTCAGTGCCTGGATTCCTTCGGCAGGCATGAGACCATCCTGCGGGCGTTGGCGCTGAACCATGAATCCCTGGGCAGGACCCAGGCTGCGCACCGGCTGTACGGCGAGATCATGACCGAATGCCATTGCAGCCGTACCCGTGTCGACCCTTTCATCAAGGACCGGTATGCCGAGACGGCCTTCGCGCTGGGAACCCGAACCGGCGCCATCCTTGAGGTCTACCTGTCCCTTGCCGAGGAGATACCGGAAGAACGGGCACGGTATTTCCACCGCATCAGCCGGATCTACGAGGACCAGGGATTCGAGAACGAGGCCCTTCGCTACCGGGCGCTCGCGGAAAAGCTCGAGGCATGA